The following are from one region of the Pseudomonas putida genome:
- a CDS encoding enoyl-CoA hydratase-related protein produces the protein MTTPSSSLLSKVEAGVAWITLNRPEQRNALDIPTLKQLHALLETCNSDPAVRVVVLTGSGRSFCAGADLAEWAAAEAQGTLESYGWTETAHALMLCLHSLDKPTIAAINGTAVGGGMDLSLCCDLRIAAASARFKAGYTSMGYSPDAGASWHLPRLIGSEQAKRLLFLDELWGAERALAAGLVSEVCADEQLPAVAAELAGRLANGPTFAYAQTKRLIRDGALRTLAEQLEAERQAGLLCGRSQDGAEALQASVERRAPRFTGQ, from the coding sequence ATGACCACCCCGTCGTCGTCACTGTTGAGCAAGGTCGAAGCCGGCGTTGCCTGGATTACCCTCAACCGCCCCGAGCAGCGCAATGCGCTGGACATCCCCACCCTCAAGCAACTGCACGCCCTGCTGGAAACCTGCAACAGCGACCCGGCCGTGCGCGTGGTGGTGCTGACCGGCAGCGGCCGCAGCTTCTGCGCCGGTGCCGACCTGGCCGAATGGGCCGCGGCCGAAGCCCAGGGGACGCTGGAAAGTTACGGCTGGACCGAAACCGCCCACGCCTTGATGTTGTGCCTGCACAGCCTGGACAAGCCCACCATCGCCGCCATCAACGGTACCGCCGTGGGCGGTGGCATGGACCTCAGCCTGTGCTGCGACCTGCGCATCGCCGCGGCCTCGGCGCGCTTCAAGGCCGGCTACACCAGCATGGGCTACAGCCCCGATGCAGGTGCCAGCTGGCACCTGCCACGGCTGATCGGCAGCGAGCAGGCCAAGCGCCTGTTGTTCCTCGATGAGCTGTGGGGTGCCGAACGTGCCTTGGCGGCCGGGCTGGTCAGCGAAGTCTGCGCCGACGAGCAACTACCCGCCGTAGCCGCCGAGCTGGCCGGGCGCCTGGCCAACGGCCCCACATTTGCCTACGCGCAGACCAAGCGGCTGATCCGCGATGGCGCGCTGCGCACCCTGGCCGAGCAGCTGGAAGCCGAGCGCCAGGCCGGCCTGCTGTGTGGCCGCAGCCAGGACGGTGCCGAGGCGTTGCAAGCGTCGGTGGAACGCCGCGCACCCCGTTTCACCGGCCAGTAA
- a CDS encoding amino acid permease translates to MTDNREKIQLTRALKSRHIFMLSLGGVIGTGLFMGSGVTINQGGPVGAILAYLVAGLLMYLVMVCLGELSVQMPVSGSFQAHATKFIGPATGFMIGWVYWMSWATTVGLEFTAAGMLMTRWFPEVPIWYWSALFVVVLFGLNALATRAFGEAEYWFSGIKVATIVGFIIIGLLVIFGAIPLSSGAPAPMLDNLVGESLFPHGLSAVFAVMMTVVYAFQGCEIMGVAAGETEHPEKSIPRAVRNVVFRVLIFYVLAIAVLSAIVPFEQAGLMESPFVQVFDMVGIPFAADLMNFVILTAILSVGNSGLYASTRILWAMSKSGMAPKSLSPLSKRGVPLRALSITLCFALISLMTSFIAADTLFMVLMAVSGMSGTVTWIVIALAQYRFRKVYLRDGGQLQDLKYKAPLYPLVPLLCITLCSSLFVFLALDETQRPSLYWGFGFIALCYAAYFFVNRRRQGAFEPSAPGV, encoded by the coding sequence ATGACTGACAACCGCGAAAAGATCCAGCTCACCCGCGCACTGAAAAGCCGGCACATCTTCATGCTGTCGCTGGGCGGGGTGATCGGCACCGGGCTGTTCATGGGCTCGGGCGTGACCATCAACCAGGGCGGCCCGGTAGGCGCGATCCTGGCGTACCTGGTCGCAGGTTTGCTGATGTACCTGGTGATGGTCTGCCTTGGCGAGCTTTCGGTGCAGATGCCGGTGTCCGGCTCGTTCCAGGCCCACGCCACCAAGTTCATCGGCCCTGCCACCGGCTTCATGATCGGCTGGGTGTACTGGATGAGCTGGGCCACCACCGTGGGCCTGGAGTTCACTGCCGCCGGCATGCTGATGACCCGCTGGTTCCCGGAGGTGCCGATCTGGTACTGGTCGGCGCTGTTCGTGGTCGTGCTGTTCGGGCTCAACGCCCTGGCCACCCGCGCCTTCGGCGAGGCGGAGTACTGGTTCTCGGGGATCAAGGTGGCGACCATCGTCGGCTTCATCATCATCGGCCTGCTGGTGATCTTCGGCGCCATCCCGCTGAGCAGCGGGGCGCCGGCACCGATGCTGGACAACCTGGTGGGCGAGTCGCTGTTCCCCCATGGCCTGTCGGCGGTGTTCGCGGTGATGATGACGGTGGTCTATGCCTTCCAGGGTTGCGAGATCATGGGGGTGGCCGCTGGCGAGACCGAGCACCCGGAAAAGAGCATCCCGCGGGCTGTGCGCAACGTGGTGTTCCGCGTGCTGATCTTCTACGTGCTGGCGATTGCCGTGCTCTCGGCCATCGTGCCGTTCGAACAGGCCGGGCTGATGGAAAGCCCGTTCGTGCAGGTGTTCGACATGGTCGGCATTCCCTTTGCCGCCGACCTGATGAACTTCGTGATCCTCACCGCCATCCTTTCGGTGGGCAACTCCGGGCTGTATGCCTCCACGCGCATCCTGTGGGCCATGTCGAAGAGCGGCATGGCGCCGAAGAGCCTGTCGCCGCTGAGCAAGCGTGGCGTGCCGTTGCGGGCGCTGAGCATCACCCTGTGCTTTGCGCTGATTTCGCTGATGACCAGTTTCATTGCCGCCGACACCCTGTTCATGGTGTTGATGGCGGTGAGTGGCATGTCCGGCACCGTGACCTGGATCGTCATTGCCCTGGCGCAGTACCGCTTCCGCAAAGTCTACCTGCGTGACGGTGGGCAACTGCAGGACCTGAAGTACAAGGCGCCGCTGTACCCGCTGGTGCCGCTGCTGTGCATCACCCTGTGCAGCTCGCTGTTCGTGTTCCTGGCGCTGGATGAAACCCAGCGGCCGTCGTTGTACTGGGGCTTTGGCTTCATTGCCCTGTGCTATGCGGCGTACTTCTTCGTCAACCGCCGTCGGCAGGGGGCCTTCGAGCCTAGTGCGCCGGGGGTTTGA